One part of the Rutidosis leptorrhynchoides isolate AG116_Rl617_1_P2 chromosome 1, CSIRO_AGI_Rlap_v1, whole genome shotgun sequence genome encodes these proteins:
- the LOC139846847 gene encoding indole-3-pyruvate monooxygenase YUCCA2-like, producing MEEVEFKKVHDPSNIATLPDHPIWVPGPVIVGAGPSGLAAAACLKSHGVPTTILEQSNCIASLWQSKTYDRLRLHLPKQFCQLPLMPFPLDFPTYPTKQQFLTYLESYAKKFDLKPVFNAIVVSAEFDIECGFWKVKTKVNEYFSRWLIVATGENAIEVVPKFEGSNEFNGPIVHTSCYKSGEGFENKSVLVVGCGNSGMEVCLDLCNFNACPSLVVRDSLHVLPQEMFGTSTFGLSMWLLKYLPVRIVDQLLLFASHFFIGDTSHLGLHRPTIGPLELKRLSGKTPVLDVGTLAKIKTGDIKVYPGIKRLACKIVEFVDGSKDNFDAIILATGYSSNVPTWLKDTDFFSEKDGFPKKTIPEGWKGKNGLYAVGFTKQGLLGTSADASRVAADIAAQWTSDGRCEFSQGIKTI from the exons atggaagaagttgaaTTCAAGAAAGTTCATGATCCATCAAACATAGCCACCTTACCTGATCACCCTATTTGGGTTCCTGGTCCGGTCATTGTGGGAGCCGGTCCTTCAGGGCTAGCCGCTGCGGCTTGTCTCAAGAGCCACGGTGTCCCCACCACAATTCTTGAACAATCAAACTGCATAGCTTCTTTATGGCAATCAAAAACTTATGATCGCCTTCGTCTTCATCTTCCAAAACAATTTTGTCAACTTCCACTTATGCCTTTTCCTCTAGATTTTCCAACTTACCCAACAAAACAACAATTCTTAACCTACCTTGAATCGTACGCAAAAAAATTCGATTTGAAGCCGGTTTTCAATGCAATAGTAGTGAGTGCAGAATTTGATATTGAGTGTGGATTTTGGAAAGTGAAAACGAAAGTAAACGAATATTTTAGTCGATGGCTAATTGTTGCAACGGGTGAGAATGCTATAGAAGTTGTGCCTAAATTTGAAGGGAGTAATGAGTTTAATGGACCAATTGTGCATACTAGTTGTTACAAAAGTGGTGAGGGTTTTGAAAATAAAAGTGTTTTGGTTGTGGGATGCGGTAATTCTGGTATGGAAGTTTGCTTGGATCTTTGCAATTTTAATGCTTGTCCTTCACTTGTGGTTAGAGACTCG TTGCATGTGTTGCCACAAGAGATGTTTGGGACATCAACTTTTGGACTATCAATGTGGTTACTCAAGTATTTACCTGTGCGAATAGTCGATCAACTCTTACTTTTCGCCTCACATTTTTTCATCGGTGACACGAGTCATCTTGGTCTTCATAGACCAACAATCGGTCCACTCGAGCTAAAGCGCTTATCTGGAAAAACTCCCGTGTTGGACGTAGGCACGCTTGCAAAGATTAAAACCGGGGATATAAAG GTTTACCCGGGAATTAAGAGGCTAGCTTGTAAGATTGTGGAATTTGTAGATGGAAGCAAGGATAACTTTGATGCCATAATTCTAGCCACAGGTTACAGCAGTAATGTTCCCACTTGGTTGAAG GATACAGATTTTTTCTCGGAGAAAGATGGATTCCCAAAGAAAACGATTCCAGAAGGATGGAAAGGGAAAAATGGATTATACGCGGTAGGGTTTACAAAACAAGGTTTATTAGGTACGTCTGCAGACGCATCAAGAGTTGCTGCAGACATTGCAGCTCAATGGACCTCTGATGGAAGATGTGAGTTTTCACAAGGGATCAAAACAATCTAG